The DNA window CGTAATCACCGGGCATATGCTTGCCAACAACTGTGATCTTGTTTCCCTTGTTCTTGGATAGGAGATAGGCCGAAGTCAAGCCAGAAACACCAGCGCTGCTTTATGTTAGTTTTTTTGTTGGTATAAAGAACTCTGACTACGGGACTCACCCAACGACGACGATTGTGTTAGCCATGTTGATGGTTGTCACGAAACTTGCTTCAGGTTTGCAGCAGATTGAGCCTAGTTTTTGAGCTATGTGAGTTTTGAAATAGACAAAGTCTAAAAGACAGATAATAAATTGAGGTTGTTACATCAACTTCAGTTAACTTATCTCATGACCTTATACTGACCGTCCCCTCGGTTCCTAGTTGAAGCCCCGATTGATAAACCGGCCGAATTGGTTATTCTGATTGGCCTGATGCAGCAAGTTTCCCGCGGGGACCCGCCGAAACCGGGATTGCCTCCACAAATAGCGGAAAGATGCAATCTCAAGATAAGGGTGTTGGAGTCAAATGTCTACTCCAAGTTGGACTTGGCCAATGGTATTCATTGTGGGACGCCTTTTCCAACTTTTCGAAGTTTCCTGGGCGCAAATGACATTGACCGTATGATCTTCTGTGATACCATACATTACGGTCTTCCACCCCCGCTTGTTTCTGTCTTTACTGGAAGTAGAAGGCCGGATGAGAACAAGTTAGTAGGCTGAACCACTTCTAGCCGAGACCGCAATACAATTCGTGACAATAGTTGTTGATCAACATGAGGCTCAAGAGTATTTGTCGCCAGATACCTCTTAGCCAAGATAACCAATACCCAATTGTAAAGTCTACCTAGCTATGCTAATATACACAGTTACCTCCAGCGTTTTCTTTCATGGATAGCCCGCACAAGCCAGGTCACATTCAACAAATTCTCCTGTGAATCAAGGCATAGAATACAAGATAAGCAATAGAACAGCTTAACTGGCATGCTTGGCCAGCATAGACTGAAGAGCCTGTGGGTTAGCACCGACCAACTCATCAACCTTGTTGCCGCccttgaagacgaagaaagtTGGCATGGCGCGAACACCCAACTCGGCAGTCAGGTCGGGCAGCTGATCAACATCAAACTTGACAAAGTCAATGTTATCAGAAAGAGCAGGTTGCTCGGAAAGCCTAAGTTAGGCATGTCAGTCTGAGAGTTTTGAGGGCGTTTGTTGTGTCTGGACTCTTACTTGCTGAGGATGGGAGAAATAGCCTTGCAAGGACCACACCAGGTGGCAAAGCAGTCAACGAGTACAGCCTTGTCTGTTGTGGAAACTAGATCCTTGAACTCCTTGGTTCTGTAAAGCTGAGTTAGTTTTGCTGGAATTTGGTCTCGATGTATCTCCTAAGCTCACGTCTTGATGTCCTGAACAGCGAATCGCGCAGGTGTGGTGTGAAAAGGTCGGGCTGCGAAAGAAGCAGCGCCAGATCGTGTGGCTTGGGCAATAGGTCGCATAAGGCGGAAAGGAGCGGCCATTTTGTGAGTTTTGAAAGTTGAGCTGTTCTATATAATACAATTTGATGAGTAGGTAGTTATGGGGAGTCTGGATTTCTAATGGTTAGCTCTAACGTTTCTTTACAATGTGGGTACTGGGGTTGTGATTGGCCAATCAGGCTGTCAATACCACAAGTTCATGACTGATTTTAGAACTCTTGacattatttatacttataagtTATAGATCCAGTGGAAGCAATATTAATCACGGGCTTCGCTTTGGTCGAATGCCGGTGTTACAGCTGGGCTCTTGAGCCTCCTGATTAATACTCATGTAATTCAGCACATTATGGTAGTTAGTTGAGAAAAATGAGCATTCTGCTTGAGCATTCCCGTTACAGTCTTCTTAGTATCAGATAATCTTACTACAATAATGTACTTAAACCTAACAAGACGACAGCTGCATACAACAAGCAAAATGAAAATATAACATGCAGACAAAGAGATAGATAGTACTGTCGGCTTAATTACCCTATAGCTAATCGCTTAGACGCCCATGACGTCAGTGACATATCAACCGCGTGAAGCGCGTGTCTAACTGACATTGGATGAATACCTGTAGCGAGGACCCGTCTTCAGGCTGCCACGACTGAAACGAAAGCATCGGAATCCTTCAACTCTTCTTCCCCTCATCAAACATCTCATCTCACGAACTGTAACCCATGTCCTGGCTGTCTGGTCTTTGGAGAACTTCACGCCCAAGCTACCGCAACATGCCTGGTCGCTTCCCTGATGAAGAGTCCGGCTCTGGCGAGTCCGAGACACTCCTTGGCCGGGGTCACAAAAGAGTTAAGCACTTCTGGGATGGGTTTTTCGACTTTGCTTTCCAAGATGATATCCTCAAGATCGCCGTTGGTTTGATGTGAGAGGTTTGACCCATATTTCTACTCCCGATAACTAACACGGATCAAACAGTCTTGCGGCTGCCTTCACCGACTTGGTCAAGTCATTTGTGAGCGACGTGCTCATGCCGCCCATTTCCGTTATCCTACCCTTGAACAAGAACATAGAGGAGAAGTTTGCCGTTCTGCAAAAGGGACCCAACTTTAACAAGACCACGGGCTACAACACCTTGCACCAAGCGCAAGATGACGGTGCTGTCGTTTGGGCTTATGGGTTAGTGATAAGGTTCGACATTGTTCCTTATGGTTACTAACAAGATGTAGATCATTTGTCAGTCAAATGATATCCTTCCTTGTACTGGGTCTCGCCTTGTACGGACTCGCCCACTTGTGGCAGCTTGCCTCGTCCGAGCCCATCATCAAGCACACCAAAAAGTGCAAGTACTGCAGGCAACGCATCAACGAGAAGGTGAGATTCGAGAAGTACAAGAGTATGAGCTTTCATGAGCTAACCCTTTCCAGTCTATCCGATGTATACAATGCACTAGCTGGCTCGATGGAAGAGAGGACCGCACTTGAACTGATACCCCATTATTTTATGCAAGCACATGATACCCTTGGCTTTGCCTCTTTGATGCTTTGAGTTGTTGCATGCGTCAAACAAATTGGACCGCTTTACTGTGCTCCTATGCATTTGGTTAAGTTGATTTTTTTATTGCTTTGAGTACAACTTCTATCCTTTACTTTGTTTTGAGAATCCGAGTTAGGTGTCGAAAGGAACATTATCACGATAAACAAGACACACTCCCTGGATGATCCTTCACAGCAATGACATGAATATGATTCGGCATGGAATTGAATGGTTTAATTAGATATCATTACTGCTTAACGTGTTACCAAATCATCATTTCCTTCTCGTGAGACTTTTACAGCAGCATGGCAGCACCACCGACAATGGCAGCGGCAGCCAGGATGGCGTTCTGGGTTACCATGGGACCGGCAGCGTTGTCAGACTCAACGGGAGAGGGAGTGGCATCAGCGTCAGCTCCAGAAGTAGTGGCAGAACCAGTAGCTTGTGCACCGGTATCCTTGGGCTTGCCGGCAGTAGTGGCCTCGGAGTCAGAGGCAGAGGCAGTGGCAGAGGCGTCACCGCCGTTCAACTTCTCAGCGCCAgcagtgatggtgatgggcATGATGAGCTGCTTGTATCCACTGAGAGCAGTTGAGGTGGCCATAGACTCGGTAACACCAGAAATGACGTTTGTTGCTTCGACAGAGCAGAAGGCCACATCCTTCTTGGGGTCCAGTTTGCAGCCAGTTCTTTGATCACTGAAAGATATGTCAGTATGCCCTTTCATGAATGCCAACTCTATAAAAGGGTAGACGCTTACATGAGACCACCGCCGTACTCCTCGGGAGGGCTGTAGGAGTAGCTGATATCCATGGTGGAGGGACCACCAACAATAGTGCGCTCTTCCTGGATGCCGCAGTCGCTGGGGTCGGTTCCCTCAGCGCAGTTGATGGCAACACTAGTCGCCTCGCCCTTGACGGCGACGACAGATCCTACAAGAGGTTGATCATCGAATCCggggaggaagaagttgaCGGTGGTTGTCTGGGCGGCGGCGACAGTGGCAATGGCGCCAGCGAAAAGAGCAAGAGATCGAACCATTTTGAATATTTGTCTTTTGTTTATAATTAACGAGTGGCAGTAGTTGAGCAATAGTTGGAAAGAATGTATTGGGTTGGACGTAAAAACGAAGGTAAAAAGATTGACTTGACTGTAGATGCTTCAAAAACAACGATAGTGGTCAACACAGGACATTCGAGAGCAGACGATCTCCTTTTTAGCAATTTCCCTACACCAGCAACTAACTACCTCATGCCTGCCTATTGTCACCTGTATCAGTTTTGACAAAAGGGCCCGAGAGTCAACTATCCAATCATTCTAATTGAGTGAGTGAATCCTTCGGGGGTCGCTTAGATAGCGACAGCGCTAATTCTCGAAACGCTTACCTTTTCAGAGGTGAAAAAAGGAAATGAAAAACGGCTTTAGTATTCCGAGGATCCGCCCTGGTGCCACCCACTCGGGCCTCGTAGGGCAGGGGGAAAGACAGGGGAAGAGACAGAGGATTGGAGAATGGGAGCGGGAGATTTACAACCAAGAAGCCATGGCAGAGTCAAATGGTATTGATCTTCAGGCAAGTCTCAAGTATAGTAATCTCTGGTGGAGAAAGAGGTCTGTTTAAAGTATACTAACTACGGGGAATAGTCTAATGATTTGGTGTCTGTTGGTTGCGTTTGACAGTTGAGACTATTGATCTTTATTTCTGAAGCATTAATTGAATAGAGTTAGTCTCATCTTATTGGTGGTAGCGTGTGTATTTGACCGGTGTCATATCCTTGTTCTCGTACGAGTTGGAGGAGGTAGGCAGTATTAGAAGAGATCTAGGCTTCTAAGGACGGACGGGAGTACGGAGTAATGACCTCCCCATGTTGTTCCGTAGTGCACTAAATACTCGGTGGACTCAATGCAGTTCAAGGTCAAGTAAGGGACACACTAACGAGGTGAGTCTGTAACAGGAAATGTATCTCTTTCTTTACagaatacctaggtagcttaAGCTTGGTACCTTGTCTAGGCACGTAGTACTCTGTCTTGGGCTAAATTAATGAGCAgcataaaataataaaaatgtCTTGGCATCATATCTTGGCATCAAAGTTTCTCTCCGATTGCTCTGTCTTGGCACGTCGCACGAAATTCATCCGTCTGACATTTCGAAGCCGGTTTTCCGATAATTCTCTAATCGAGATGGACTCTAGAGAGGGAATCTCAATCATGTCTTTCATGTCACGTTCTCATACATACCCTCTCTCTATATACAAACATCACCATCTTCCAAGTTAAGGTAGCTCCAGACCTCAGCCTCGGTCGCCCAGGCCTTGGCACTCTCCGTAGATGCTTGGCTCACGTCTTTGCTGGCCCCTCCCGAGTCCCATCCCAGTTTCTCCTTCAAACGAGTGGGAAAAAGGAACAGACATCCATCTTAAAACAATCACGTTGTCATTTCGCGTCCAGAGCAGAGGAATTTTGTGTTTAGACAATGCAGATACCTGAACAGTAACTAGCCCTTGAAAAGTACTGTATTCGCACGCACCTCACTACACGGATACGCACTTCGAGGACCTTTGATTGGCCAGACTGCCCTATCTGCGAACCTTTTTTATCCCTGCGCGCGACGATCCAGCCTACAGTACAGTGCAGCGAAGCCCAGTACCATGTTGGGACTTACCTCAACTCTGCTGGCGGTGCTGGCTGTGAATAGTGTCACATACGCCGAGGAAGAACCTCCCACTATCACCGCAGCGCCTATATACTTGCCATACTACGATAAGGAGTCCTGGTCCCTTGTCCGAGGTAGCATCATTTCGAGCGACGAGCAGGCCCAAGAGACAACATACACGATATTCTGTCCAGATACAGACGGTTCCACTCCCCCAGAGTGCGATCTTTCTCTCGAGTTTCCTTTTATTCTTGTTGAAGGTCCTGATACCGTTCGATTCCATGGAACTAACCCATCAAGACTGTatgcttttttctctttctcatgCATCTTGCCACTCTGCTAATGTGATATAGAACGGCAAACTTGGAGTGCAGTCTGCAGGGCACAACTAAAGCGACATGTTCTGGATACTCTAGTTTCGACAAGGGTTACAATGATGGTATTCACACTGGACCAACTGAGGTAGTATGGAAATCGACCTTTACCGGAAAGGAAGCAGAATGGGGCGTCTTGACTATGGGCCCATTGCCTGAAGATCCTGACCCTGTCACCGCTGCCTCGACTACACCTACAGAGTTCGTTTCGCTACCGTTGGCTACAGACGGTAGCAGTGCGGCAATGAGTTTGAATGCCAAAGTCATGAGAATCGCTCTCGCGGCAGCCTTTTGTACGCTGATGACTGGCTGGCTATGAATGAGCATGGCCTGCTTGCGTTCGCGGTTGCTTAGCACGTTTTTGATGAAGACACGAATTATGACGGAACATTTTATTGCAAGGCATGAGCGAGCATTGTTTTTATTTCGTTATCTTGTATTGTTAATTGCAATTTTATTCAAGAACAAAGAGCAGATTTACAAAAAGAAACATGGTTAAATAACTTGAGCACTAAGCACTGTATCTGAACATGGAATGAAGAGGAGTGACTGTTTATCATAATCTTGATTTAGAGAAAAACAGaagaaataaagaagttTGAAAACGTGAACTGTAAGTATTGATGACAAGAACCAGCATGTCTAGATGTCTGAATGTGAAAAATGGTTAAGCTATCACTTTAGGTACATAGTGTTTTTTTAATTGCACAGTATGTAATCAAAACTAGACAACGTGTCCGAGTGGTTAAGGAGATAGACTTGAATCAGAATGATTGGATATCTATTGGCTTCGGCCTCGCAGGTTCGAATCCTGTCGTTGTCGATTCTTTTTACCTTTTGCTCGAAGTTTTGAGGTGTACAAGATTGATGAATGTCAATCTTCATATTGACCGGATGCGGTAGCTTCTTGGCAATATAAATTCGCCGACCTTGGAACATCAtgacaagaaagaaataCAAGAAAGAAATATGACTCTTCTATGTTCAACTTTAATACTGTCCATGACATGTTTAGAAATGTGCATCGGCTTGAATGATATCAACACTCCGTTTATAGCCAATAGCATTTTTATTTTCAAGATTTGTTGACAATTGAACATTCTTTGATGATTACGCGGCGGTGGGAATGGAGGCAAAGATGGGGAAATGGGCAAACGAAGGGCGGGCTGTTTTCAGAGACATCCTTGGTGACAGAGAGTGCGTCCATTATCAGTCTCGTTCAGAATGACTATTACTAGGTCATAAGATTAAGATAAAGTTCAACATTTGCCACGCATGCTTAAGAATGTTGTTTATGTAGTATGGCTATTGGATATCAAGATGAATCTTGGTGGTTGGTTTTGGATCACAAGTGACTACAATGGGTCGATAACAGCGGTAGTATCAAGGTTTCGGACGAGAACTGACAACATGTGAAGAGACGCTAACACGCCATGAAAGTTACAACTCAAAGGGAAACAAACTCCGGTAAGAAACATAACCGTCGAAAAGAGAgtaaaagagagagagagtacAAGGTATGCACGGGGAATGCGGAGACTGAATTCCATGTGTGATGTATCTCCACCTCCAAGACGATAAAAGCTTGGCTATAAGCTTCTTTTTCACCCTCACTTCACGTTCAATGCAGCATGGAACTGAACCCCGTGGGTAATTTTTGGCTTGTGATAACAACCGCCATGAATCTCTTGACTAGATCTCTGACTATGACCTCTGGATGATCGACAGAAACGCTAGGCGTGTTCCGTGTTTCAGGATCTCATCATTTCAGAGGTTTAGTTATGTTTCGTCTTTGAGTCAGGCTCAGTCTTTTTCTGAGAcgattttctttttccgTAACCaactcagctcagctcagcctCAAGCAAGGGAGGTTGATGGCGGTAACGTTAATGTAGCGTTGACAGTTACACAGGCTGGCAGGTAAAAAGTGATGGAAGGTTACACTTAGATCTTGCGGTATATTAGCATTCACTCTTCTCTACAACCAGAAGAATAACTAACGATTGACAAATGCATGAATATCGTGGCGCCAAGCCTTGCCTCTCCAACTTTCAATGCTTGCCTATCAATCATCATCCCCCTCCCCCAAGACATCTGTCAGTCCAAAGAACTAAGAAGTTTTAGTGCCTTTTTACCCCTGGAACCTTTCCTAATCCACTCTTTTGTGCTCTGCACCAAATCGTCTTCTAGCTTTTTTTTGTGTttagaaacaaaaaaaagacgATCATCATGCATGGTGGGGTTGATTGTTTGTTGACGTGTATAAACTACCCGCGCGGTGATTCGAAACAACCGGCCCTTTAAAAGTCCCATGTCTGTAACCACCATGGTTCGTTCTACTGGTTACAGAGCACGGTTGATCGCCGAAACCATCAGGGGTGTGGGGAGGAGAATTGTTGTACCCATGAGCAGGTCATGATTCAACGGTTCACTTTGTCTGAGGCTCATCACCAAAAGTCTCACTCTTTTGCTCTTAGTCTTATTAGTCTCGTACTTCATTCGTTCCTCGAGATGCTCCCTGGATATGGATCTGAAAACAGCAATGCACCAAGTACCAAGCTACTAAGGGTACCCAAGTCTTCCATCGTCCATTAATACATTAGTCTAGTACATAAACCAACTCTAGCCCCCATTGTATCTATCAACGTTTAGTCTAGTCTAGCCAAGCCAGGACCAGCCTGAAAACGATCGAACGTCTATTCAGCTTCAGCTTATTGCGTTCTCGTATTCCATTCtctatctacctacctatctttAGTCAAAATCTGTCATCGTCCTTCTTtccctcttttcttttctactTGACTTAGGTATTGCAAGCAACCTCTCTCTCCCTCGGCCTCTTTCcttcttgactttgatctCTCTTTTTCATGTCTATCACTTCTTGAAAGTTGAAcgcctcatcaacatcaacaagacGCTTATTCGACCACTACTACAACTAGACTCAGCATCGCCACATCATCTGCTAGAACCATCAAACCACGCGCATTAACTGGCCCATTCATAAAGCTTCTTAACCGAGAATCTCGACATAAAAGAACTAACCCCAGCCATCGTCCGCTGACCTGCAACATACCGTACCGCACCACACCACACTCATAACTTCCAGGAGAAGTCGATTCATCGCTGAGCGATACGCACAATACCCCATCAACGACAATGAAGTTCAGCAGGTTAGCATTGGCCAGTCTGGCTTCTCTAGCCACTGCTACCAAGACACCACCCAAATCACTCGACACCTCAAATCCCGGTATGTGACCCAGTCAAACACTCTTGGATAGTACACAACTAACAACTTCAGATTCTATCAGGGATGTTGCAGGAACATTGGCATTCGATGCCATGTCCTACTACAAAGGAAACATATCCTCGGTCCCTAAAGACTTGGGAGATCTTCAAGACCCTTACTACTGGTGGGTAGCTGGTGCTCTATGGGGCATCATGCTTGACTACTACCATCTCACCGGAGATTACTCATACAACGATGTCATAATCGAAGCCCTTCTGGGCCCTACAAACCTCGGAAAGGGTCACAACTACATGCCTGCTGAGCATGCCGATGAAGAGGGCAACGACGATCTCTTCTTTTGGGGCAACGCCGTCCTGTCAGCTGCCGAGCGAAACTTTCCCCAGCCCAACAAGGACCTGCCATCTTGGCTCGACATTTCTATCAATGTCTTTGATCAGCTTGTTAGTCGCTGGGATGCGACAAAGTGCAATGGTGGTCTTTTGTGGCAGATCTACCCAGACAACCCCAACGGCATGACATACAAGAACTCAGTCAGCAACGGCGGTTTCTTTCAACTCGCTGCCCGCCTTGGTCGTATCACGGGAGATGCCAAGTATCTTGACTGGGccgtcaagatctgggactgGTCGTGGGAAGTTGGTTTCATAGATCACCGCAACTATCACGTCTACGACGGCACTGATACCAAGGACAACTGCCAGAAGACTGTCTACCACTCATTTACTTACACTCAGGGTATCTACCTATACGGAGCTGCTGTCATGGCAAACCACACCGGGAAGCCAGAGTGGGCTGAGCGTAGCAGGAATCTGCTCAAAGGTACCGACTGGTTCTTCGCGCCGTTTGGCAATGTCACCAATGTCATGTACGAAGCCGCCTGCGAGACCGTCATGAGTTGCACGGCAGACATGGAAACCTTCAAGGGTTACCTGTCACGCTTCATGTACCTCTCCGTCCAGATGCAACCTGACCTCAAGGCTCACGTCCATGACCACCTTTTACCAAGTGCCAAGGCTGCTGTCCAAACATGCACTGGCGGCAAGTCAGGCCGTGAGTGTGGTCAGCGCTGGTATGTTGAAGGTTATGATGGAAACCCTGGCCTCGGTCAGCAAATGTGCGCTCTTGAAATAGTTCAGGGATTGTTGTTGGATAAAGCGCCTGCACCGCTCAAGGGAGATGATATCAAGGTCATTCGTAGCACGGACTGGGCTGCCATGGACGTTCACGAGTCCAAGATTAAGAGCACCCCATCGGCTTCCGATACCGCCGAGACGGCATCAGCAACGTCTGACTCGGCCCCTAAACCTACAAAGAGCGAGGATGCGGCTGGTTCGTACCGGGCTGATCTTGTCCTTGCGTCGTTCAGTATTGTAACTGTCCTCACATTCCTGGGATTCGCCTAGACAAAAGTTATTGATGATTCGTTAGATCTTGAACGGGATAGAATGGACAGGCGTTCGGGCTATGGATTGATTATTGATTGGTCTAAAAGACTAATATTCTTGTAAAACGCTCATACCCACGAGCGTTGCCTTTATAATTTCACGAGATTACGTCTAGAAATCTAGATCTAACTTTCAAACGCCTTTTTATCGTTTCTTTGTCGTGGTCTAGGATCCTCTTACTTCAGCCAACGTTGACTTCAAGGACTCCAAGAATCTTGTCACTTCGGCATCTGTGCCGACTGTGATACGGAGACATCCTAAACATCCGTGCTCTTTACCTCTAAATCGCACAACCACACCCTTGCCCTCGGCAAGTTTCTCGTACACGGCCAACGCAACGCTATTATCCGGCTCACCTGCCGAGTTGAGCATCTCGTAAAGCATAAAGTTACTTTCGGTGCCACCACGTAGACGACCAACGCCAGGAATCTTGGGGAGTTCCTGAATAAGTCGATTGCGCTGCTCTAGCAGACGAGAGCGGTGGTCCCGCATAATAGCAAGGCCTTTTTCGGAGACAGCGTATGACGCAAGAGCACTCGTAGGGCTTGAGATGTTGTAAGGGGccttgaggctgttgaggagTCGAGCGATGGGAGGCGAGGTGAATGCAGCACCAAGGCGAATACCAGCCATACCAAACGCTTTGGAAAGAGTCTGCATAACTACCAGGTTGGGGAACTCAGTCACCCACTCCGCGAGAGAAGCATCGTCGGGGGCAAAGTCGATATAAGCCTCGTCAAGAACAACGACTCCGTTCCATGTGGGGTGGTCGAGGATCTGCTTAACATCGGACTTGGCGAGAAGTGAACCGGTAGGGTTACCAGGCGAGCAAAGGTAGACGAGCTTGATGTTGGGCTCGTTTGTCAAGGCGTCGAGGACAGCTGACACGTCAATGCTGAAAGAAGGAGCCTCCAGCAGAGGAACCTTGACCAGTGCCACATCGTTGACCTGCGCAGACACAGAGTACATGCCGTATGTAGGTGGGCATGTGAGGATACGATCCTTTCCGGGGATGCAGAAGCAGCGCAGCAGAGCGTCAATGGCCTCATCACTTCCGACACCAACAAACAGATTCTCTGGTTTGAGTGTCTTGTTTGTGTGGGCATGAGTGTTGCGTAGTTCGCAAAGCAGCTGCTTCAGCGGCTCCTGGTGAGGATCGGGATAGCGGTGCAGGCCCAGCAGGTCAACGTCGACGCCATTGGCTGCCTTGTTGGCGACATCCGAGCTCAGTGAAGGGCCGTACGCATTCTCGTTAGCATCGAGGAGGATGTTTGTCCCGTCATCC is part of the Fusarium poae strain DAOMC 252244 chromosome 4, whole genome shotgun sequence genome and encodes:
- a CDS encoding hypothetical protein (SECRETED:SignalP(1-17)), whose amino-acid sequence is MVRSLALFAGAIATVAAAQTTTVNFFLPGFDDQPLVGSVVAVKGEATSVAINCAEGTDPSDCGIQEERTIVGGPSTMDISYSYSPPEEYGGGLIDQRTGCKLDPKKDVAFCSVEATNVISGVTESMATSTALSGYKQLIMPITITAGAEKLNGGDASATASASDSEATTAGKPKDTGAQATGSATTSGADADATPSPVESDNAAGPMVTQNAILAAAAIVGGAAMLL
- a CDS encoding hypothetical protein (SECRETED:SignalP(1-20)), which encodes MLGLTSTLLAVLAVNSVTYAEEEPPTITAAPIYLPYYDKESWSLVRGSIISSDEQAQETTYTIFCPDTDGSTPPECDLSLEFPFILVEGPDTVRFHGTNPSRLTANLECSLQGTTKATCSGYSSFDKGYNDGIHTGPTEVVWKSTFTGKEAEWGVLTMGPLPEDPDPVTAASTTPTEFVSLPLATDGSSAAMSLNAKVMRIALAAAFCTLMTGWL
- a CDS encoding hypothetical protein (SECRETED:SignalP(1-17)~TransMembrane:2 (n6-13c17/18o66-84i461-479o)~CAZy:GH76); amino-acid sequence: MKFSRLALASLASLATATKTPPKSLDTSNPDSIRDVAGTLAFDAMSYYKGNISSVPKDLGDLQDPYYWWVAGALWGIMLDYYHLTGDYSYNDVIIEALLGPTNLGKGHNYMPAEHADEEGNDDLFFWGNAVLSAAERNFPQPNKDLPSWLDISINVFDQLVSRWDATKCNGGLLWQIYPDNPNGMTYKNSVSNGGFFQLAARLGRITGDAKYLDWAVKIWDWSWEVGFIDHRNYHVYDGTDTKDNCQKTVYHSFTYTQGIYLYGAAVMANHTGKPEWAERSRNLLKGTDWFFAPFGNVTNVMYEAACETVMSCTADMETFKGYLSRFMYLSVQMQPDLKAHVHDHLLPSAKAAVQTCTGGKSGRECGQRWYVEGYDGNPGLGQQMCALEIVQGLLLDKAPAPLKGDDIKVIRSTDWAAMDVHESKIKSTPSASDTAETASATSDSAPKPTKSEDAAGSYRADLVLASFSIVTVLTFLGFA
- a CDS encoding hypothetical protein (TransMembrane:2 (i42-63o113-136i)): MPGRFPDEESGSGESETLLGRGHKRVKHFWDGFFDFAFQDDILKIAVGLILAAAFTDLVKSFVSDVLMPPISVILPLNKNIEEKFAVLQKGPNFNKTTGYNTLHQAQDDGAVVWAYGSFVSQMISFLVLGLALYGLAHLWQLASSEPIIKHTKKCKYCRQRINEKSIRCIQCTSWLDGREDRT